The following proteins come from a genomic window of Aminivibrio pyruvatiphilus:
- a CDS encoding ABC transporter substrate-binding protein, producing MRILKTAVLALCAVLLVSSAGFAADTVKIGLLVPLTGPAAADGTSALYSVQIALDQVNAAGGVLGKQVELVYYDDRADAKEAVALAHKLIEQDKIAAFVAGSYSLPTRAVAPIFQEEEIPLVAAYAIHPDVTRAGDFCFRNGFLGMVEGKAAGYTAHKLLGGKTVALLTSDNDFGRTLVEGFKEYASKFAPDLKIVSEQAYPFSEKDYKPYLSKIKELNPDVIFASGYYFQTGPLLRQARELGIQSKILGEEGADSPKLMEIAGDAAEGFYIVTNFDRDDPRPVVQGFLAEFRNRHKFEPDMVGASAYDAFMIIMDGMKTAGSTDGKKVRDAIAAVKDYNGLTGIIGGFDEIGEVVKPVQVQVVKEGLFRHFGVVTDPELIKP from the coding sequence ATGCGTATTCTGAAAACGGCAGTACTGGCTCTGTGCGCGGTGCTTCTTGTCTCGTCCGCGGGCTTCGCCGCGGATACGGTGAAGATCGGCCTGCTCGTTCCCCTGACCGGCCCGGCGGCGGCCGACGGCACGAGCGCCCTCTATTCGGTCCAGATCGCCCTCGACCAGGTCAACGCGGCGGGAGGCGTCCTGGGCAAACAGGTGGAACTGGTGTACTACGACGACAGGGCCGACGCCAAGGAAGCGGTCGCCCTGGCCCACAAGCTCATCGAGCAGGATAAGATAGCAGCCTTCGTGGCTGGGTCGTACAGCCTTCCCACCCGGGCCGTGGCCCCCATCTTCCAGGAGGAGGAAATTCCCCTCGTGGCGGCCTACGCCATTCACCCCGACGTGACCCGGGCCGGAGATTTTTGCTTCCGGAACGGCTTCCTGGGCATGGTGGAGGGAAAGGCGGCGGGATACACCGCCCACAAGCTCCTCGGCGGAAAGACCGTTGCCCTTCTGACCAGCGACAACGACTTCGGCCGGACCCTCGTGGAGGGCTTCAAGGAGTACGCCTCCAAGTTCGCCCCCGACCTCAAGATCGTCAGCGAGCAGGCCTACCCCTTCTCCGAGAAGGACTACAAGCCCTATCTCTCGAAAATCAAGGAACTCAACCCCGACGTGATCTTCGCCAGCGGATACTACTTCCAGACCGGCCCGCTTCTCCGCCAGGCCAGGGAGCTGGGCATCCAGTCCAAGATCCTCGGCGAGGAGGGCGCCGACTCCCCGAAGCTCATGGAGATCGCCGGCGACGCCGCTGAAGGGTTCTATATCGTCACCAACTTCGACCGGGACGACCCCCGTCCCGTGGTGCAGGGCTTCCTCGCGGAATTCCGGAACCGCCACAAGTTCGAGCCCGACATGGTGGGTGCCTCCGCCTACGATGCCTTCATGATCATCATGGACGGAATGAAGACGGCAGGGAGCACCGACGGCAAAAAGGTCCGGGACGCCATCGCCGCCGTGAAGGACTATAACGGTCTCACCGGCATCATCGGCGGCTTCGACGAGATTGGTGAAGTCGTCAAGCCCGTCCAGGTGCAGGTGGTAAAGGAAGGGCTCTTCCGGCACTTCGGCGTGGTCACCGACCCCGAGCTCATCAAGCCCTGA
- a CDS encoding lmo0937 family membrane protein: MNVSYAFDGKGRKDMLETVVVVLIVLWILGMVSSTTMGGLIHALLVIAAVVIVIRVIQGRRVI; encoded by the coding sequence GTGAACGTATCGTACGCTTTCGATGGAAAGGGGAGAAAAGACATGCTTGAAACAGTTGTTGTTGTACTGATTGTACTCTGGATTCTGGGTATGGTCTCATCCACCACCATGGGGGGACTGATACATGCCCTCCTTGTCATAGCAGCCGTGGTAATTGTGATTCGCGTGATTCAAGGCAGAAGGGTTATATAG
- a CDS encoding right-handed parallel beta-helix repeat-containing protein — MKRYAKRTLLLFAATLALFVLTLVGGVHAANRVVPDTYSTIQGAVNAAGQGDVIQVRTGTYNESIYISTDNLTLVSIDGPGKAVLRGSSITAFSGLKPEAIPDGGATIFIGPSLGVTIDGFSITPGSVLNASGIVHTGGNPANAVTIKNNSLDGFTSYGFHGVWGIEGVGYMTDNTFSFTGNTVKNSATGVFLERLSQCTIRIDGNTFEGSGTGIDIGVFLSSTVSINDNIVRDGEYGIYVANDTTSSVTAEGNSIVGNTQYGMYCDTKTIDSRGNWWGHSSGPRDQKTLPGTPNYNNPNGTGNRVSSYVDYNPWLTSDPATPAPPSGGGGGCTAGIPTPAMLFLLIPMGFLLLKK, encoded by the coding sequence ATGAAACGATATGCCAAAAGAACGCTTTTGCTTTTCGCGGCGACTCTCGCACTGTTTGTTTTAACTCTCGTAGGGGGTGTCCATGCGGCGAACAGGGTGGTTCCCGACACCTACTCCACGATCCAGGGAGCCGTTAATGCGGCTGGTCAGGGTGACGTGATCCAGGTGAGAACAGGGACCTACAATGAAAGTATCTATATTTCCACTGATAACCTCACGCTCGTCTCGATCGACGGACCGGGAAAAGCCGTACTTCGGGGATCGTCGATAACTGCCTTTTCCGGTCTGAAACCCGAGGCGATTCCCGACGGTGGAGCGACCATATTCATCGGCCCCAGCCTCGGAGTTACCATCGACGGATTTTCCATCACTCCCGGATCCGTCCTGAACGCATCGGGCATCGTCCACACGGGCGGCAATCCTGCAAACGCGGTCACGATCAAGAACAATTCCCTCGATGGCTTCACCTCCTACGGTTTCCACGGTGTCTGGGGCATTGAAGGCGTAGGGTACATGACGGACAACACATTTTCCTTCACCGGCAATACCGTGAAGAATTCCGCGACCGGGGTATTTCTTGAAAGATTGTCTCAATGCACGATCCGGATCGACGGCAACACCTTCGAAGGATCGGGCACGGGAATAGATATCGGCGTGTTCCTCTCGTCAACGGTCTCCATTAACGACAACATCGTCAGGGACGGGGAATACGGCATCTACGTGGCGAACGATACAACATCCTCGGTTACTGCCGAAGGGAACAGCATCGTCGGAAACACGCAGTACGGTATGTACTGCGATACGAAAACGATCGATTCAAGAGGAAACTGGTGGGGCCACTCCAGCGGACCCAGGGACCAGAAAACGCTTCCCGGGACACCGAACTACAACAACCCCAACGGTACCGGCAACAGGGTCTCGTCCTATGTAGACTATAATCCATGGCTGACGAGCGACCCTGCTACCCCGGCTCCTCCCTCGGGCGGCGGAGGGGGATGCACCGCGGGAATCCCGACGCCCGCCATGCTTTTCCTTCTTATTCCCATGGGGTTCCTGCTGCTGAAAAAGTAA
- a CDS encoding PQQ-binding-like beta-propeller repeat protein, whose product MKKVTRRPMYGLVLAAAVIGLLCSAPAQAWQGVQKWVYGAETSVSGSPIVAGNILLIGDNNGKLYALDKNSGKALWSFNTGASIKGRPAVIEKTVYFGGTNGTFFALDVNSGTERWRYSPKEANTPGGSWSSPAAGDGRVYFNSVDGKVYALSGSTGDLLWNYDTGRGLRSAPAYSDGLVFIGAYEGVFHALSAKTGHREWGGGSGGAIGSAAAVSDGVVYFGSWDGTLQAVLIKGVVPQWKFDAGESITTSAAAAGGRLFFGTINGKMIALDKASGNRIWEFAVPGGIHSTPAVHDGIVFFGSDGGNFYGLDAASGREVWKFESGREIMSDPVVVDGVLYFGGFDGKVYAFE is encoded by the coding sequence ATGAAGAAGGTCACAAGGCGCCCGATGTACGGGTTGGTTTTAGCGGCGGCGGTCATCGGTTTACTTTGCTCCGCTCCGGCTCAGGCATGGCAGGGAGTGCAGAAATGGGTCTATGGCGCGGAAACAAGCGTCTCCGGGTCCCCCATCGTCGCAGGAAACATTCTTCTTATAGGGGACAACAACGGGAAACTGTACGCCCTCGACAAGAATTCGGGCAAGGCGCTGTGGTCATTCAACACGGGGGCTTCAATCAAAGGCCGGCCCGCAGTCATCGAAAAAACCGTCTATTTCGGCGGTACGAACGGAACCTTTTTTGCCCTGGATGTGAATTCCGGGACCGAACGCTGGCGCTACAGTCCGAAGGAAGCCAACACTCCGGGAGGATCATGGTCATCCCCGGCGGCAGGCGACGGGCGCGTCTATTTTAACAGCGTCGACGGCAAAGTGTATGCCCTCAGCGGCAGCACGGGGGATCTTCTCTGGAACTACGACACGGGCAGGGGGCTCCGATCCGCTCCGGCGTACAGCGACGGCCTTGTTTTCATCGGAGCGTACGAAGGCGTCTTCCACGCCCTGAGCGCGAAAACCGGCCACAGGGAGTGGGGCGGCGGAAGCGGCGGTGCAATAGGTTCAGCCGCGGCAGTATCCGATGGGGTGGTGTACTTCGGCAGTTGGGACGGCACACTTCAAGCCGTACTCATCAAGGGAGTGGTTCCCCAGTGGAAATTTGACGCGGGCGAATCCATTACAACGTCCGCCGCGGCAGCCGGAGGGCGGCTTTTCTTCGGCACGATAAACGGAAAGATGATCGCTCTCGATAAAGCCTCTGGCAACCGGATCTGGGAGTTCGCCGTTCCGGGGGGCATTCACTCCACACCGGCGGTGCACGATGGAATAGTTTTCTTTGGAAGCGACGGAGGCAATTTTTACGGCCTTGACGCCGCAAGCGGGCGGGAAGTATGGAAGTTCGAATCGGGCAGGGAGATTATGTCGGATCCTGTAGTTGTGGACGGCGTGCTCTATTTCGGCGGTTTTGACGGAAAAGTCTACGCATTCGAATAG
- a CDS encoding lipid-binding SYLF domain-containing protein — MGDLLHHARGVAIFPSVLKAAFVFGAQYGEGLVLRRDPDTGKWFGPSFASVTGVSYGLQIGAQSISLVLVITNDPGFKGFMENNVTLGGDIAVAAGPVGRRGELGTDYKFDASIYSYSMTKGLFAGISLKGAAVGVSDQTNEAYWGKPITAEEALNRPASSADMQPLIAELNKLIREAK; from the coding sequence ATGGGTGACCTTCTCCATCACGCCAGGGGCGTGGCGATTTTTCCGTCCGTTCTCAAAGCGGCTTTTGTGTTCGGCGCCCAATACGGTGAAGGGCTGGTGCTCCGCCGCGACCCCGATACCGGCAAGTGGTTCGGACCTTCCTTCGCCTCGGTGACGGGTGTTTCCTACGGGCTGCAGATAGGCGCTCAGTCCATCTCTCTGGTTCTTGTGATCACCAACGACCCCGGTTTCAAAGGATTTATGGAGAACAACGTAACCCTCGGAGGCGATATCGCAGTGGCCGCAGGCCCCGTGGGACGCAGGGGAGAGCTTGGAACCGACTATAAGTTCGACGCGTCGATTTACAGCTATTCCATGACAAAGGGATTGTTCGCCGGAATATCTCTCAAGGGAGCTGCCGTCGGAGTGAGCGACCAGACGAACGAAGCCTATTGGGGAAAGCCCATTACCGCCGAAGAAGCCTTAAACAGACCGGCTTCCTCCGCTGACATGCAGCCTCTTATCGCAGAACTGAACAAGCTGATCCGGGAAGCGAAGTAG
- a CDS encoding PAS domain-containing protein: protein MIGEWGALRRLEEKEGIDVFDERSVDSFLSDAHVGAAVISPDLKVLWANSFFREVFGAAEGRFCHSVFFGEDGPCGECGVREVTEGGAGRYVARKRPRVSGEWFQVVYTPLRSPSGKVVAARALALPITDLLRTEEALRTTQSNLLAMLNNSLQSFVLLDRDLRILAFNLEAEGDLVRLFDARPAEGVPFLELVSPPVARTLSSMFSFSPGEGRKRENLAVSSYSGEIFHYEVETIPILDGEGNRTACLLCARNVTEKEQNRQHLEDLLALLPLVMWSWDLRSSRLVQVSGACEEILGFAPERLPREGIPPEAFLCDEDRPGIRAFLDSILREGKASGEYRVRRADGTFRWLFSRASLARGNDGAPLRVNGVSYDITSVRDLASRLSKTEARYRAVIGTTSQGFLLHDLSVVESVNDAFCAMLGMNPGEIIGKSPGDIVYPEDYPLWEEARKKITVTDHRNYPIRLMRKDGSPLPVQVSATTLRDGAGKAVGAFSFFTDLSERTAMEEKLREALAAAEEANRAKSAFLANMSHEIRTPMNAILGMTSLVLETDLSPEQRELLEMVDASGKKLMTLLNDILDLSRIEAGKLSLAREPFSLRKTVDQVVKPLFLPAVQKGLFFTADVDPSLGDRFLGDSLRLSQVLLNLCSNALKFTSRGGVSVDVRPEEPGRTGMVLFSVADTGIGIRENQKEKLFQFFSQLDQSRSKQFEGTGLGLAISRELVTAMGGRIWAESREGQGSIFHFTIPLEPAESPLPAGPEKGTSGPAVPGKKKKTGAPAVMPEKEGRRILLAEDNPVNAIFAEKVLTSAGHTVVRASSGQEALDVLSGDGPFDLVLMDVQMPGMDGLEAVKRIRAMEQDSGARLPVAALTAYALGEDRELCLAAGMDDCITKPVSRDALLAAVDRLSSGSGERQG, encoded by the coding sequence ATGATAGGAGAGTGGGGGGCGCTTCGCCGCCTTGAAGAGAAGGAAGGAATTGACGTTTTCGACGAGAGGAGCGTGGACAGCTTTCTCTCGGACGCCCACGTGGGAGCGGCCGTTATCTCTCCCGACCTGAAGGTGCTGTGGGCGAACTCCTTTTTCCGGGAAGTCTTCGGCGCTGCGGAAGGGCGCTTCTGTCATAGTGTTTTTTTCGGCGAGGATGGGCCCTGTGGCGAGTGCGGCGTCCGGGAGGTGACTGAGGGCGGGGCCGGGCGGTACGTGGCCAGGAAGAGGCCGCGGGTATCGGGGGAATGGTTCCAGGTGGTGTACACCCCCCTCCGTTCGCCGTCGGGGAAGGTGGTGGCCGCCCGGGCTCTCGCTCTGCCCATTACGGACCTTCTCCGCACCGAGGAGGCCCTCCGGACGACCCAGTCCAATCTTCTCGCCATGCTCAACAACTCCCTCCAGAGTTTCGTCCTTCTCGACAGGGATCTCCGCATCCTCGCCTTCAACCTTGAGGCGGAGGGTGACCTTGTGCGGCTTTTCGATGCCCGCCCCGCGGAAGGGGTTCCCTTTCTCGAGCTTGTTTCTCCGCCCGTGGCCAGGACGCTCTCCTCCATGTTCTCCTTTTCTCCCGGCGAGGGAAGGAAACGGGAGAATTTGGCGGTCTCATCCTACAGCGGCGAAATTTTTCATTACGAGGTGGAGACCATTCCCATCCTGGACGGGGAAGGAAACCGGACCGCCTGCCTTCTGTGCGCCCGGAACGTTACCGAAAAAGAGCAGAACAGGCAGCATCTCGAGGACCTTCTGGCTCTCCTGCCCCTGGTGATGTGGTCCTGGGACCTGCGCTCCTCCCGCCTGGTGCAGGTTTCCGGAGCCTGCGAGGAAATTCTCGGCTTCGCACCGGAGCGATTGCCCCGGGAGGGAATTCCCCCGGAGGCGTTCCTCTGTGATGAGGACCGGCCTGGTATAAGGGCTTTCCTCGACTCCATCCTCAGGGAAGGGAAGGCTTCGGGAGAATACAGGGTGCGCCGGGCCGACGGGACCTTCCGGTGGCTCTTCTCCCGGGCTTCTCTCGCCCGGGGGAATGACGGCGCCCCTCTCCGGGTGAACGGGGTGAGTTACGATATCACTTCCGTCAGGGATCTGGCTTCCCGCCTCTCGAAGACGGAGGCGAGATATCGTGCCGTGATCGGCACCACGTCCCAGGGCTTCCTTCTCCACGACCTCTCCGTGGTGGAGTCGGTGAACGACGCTTTTTGCGCCATGCTCGGAATGAACCCCGGAGAAATCATCGGAAAGAGCCCCGGCGACATCGTCTATCCGGAAGACTATCCCCTGTGGGAAGAGGCCCGGAAAAAGATTACCGTCACCGATCACAGAAATTACCCCATCCGGCTCATGCGAAAGGACGGGTCCCCCCTCCCGGTCCAGGTGAGCGCCACCACCCTCCGGGACGGCGCCGGAAAAGCCGTGGGAGCTTTCTCATTCTTCACCGACCTGTCGGAACGGACGGCCATGGAGGAAAAGCTTCGGGAGGCCCTGGCCGCGGCGGAAGAGGCAAACCGGGCGAAGAGCGCCTTCCTGGCCAACATGAGCCACGAGATCCGGACGCCAATGAACGCCATCCTCGGCATGACGTCCCTCGTCCTGGAAACGGATCTCTCCCCGGAGCAGAGGGAGCTCCTGGAGATGGTGGACGCCTCGGGAAAAAAGCTCATGACCCTGCTGAACGACATACTGGACCTCTCCCGCATCGAGGCCGGAAAGCTGAGCCTGGCCAGGGAGCCCTTTTCCCTCCGGAAGACGGTGGACCAGGTGGTGAAGCCCCTGTTCCTCCCGGCGGTGCAGAAGGGGCTGTTCTTCACAGCGGACGTGGATCCCTCCCTGGGCGACAGGTTTCTCGGCGATTCCCTCAGGCTGAGCCAGGTGCTCCTGAATCTCTGCAGCAACGCCCTGAAGTTCACGTCCCGGGGCGGTGTCTCCGTGGACGTGCGCCCTGAAGAACCGGGGCGGACGGGGATGGTCCTTTTTTCCGTGGCGGATACGGGTATAGGAATACGGGAAAACCAGAAGGAAAAACTCTTCCAGTTTTTCTCCCAGCTCGACCAGTCACGATCGAAGCAGTTCGAGGGGACGGGGCTCGGACTCGCCATCTCCAGGGAGCTGGTGACCGCCATGGGGGGGCGCATCTGGGCCGAAAGCAGGGAAGGACAGGGAAGCATTTTCCATTTCACCATCCCCCTCGAACCGGCTGAAAGTCCCCTGCCCGCCGGGCCGGAGAAAGGAACATCCGGCCCGGCGGTCCCCGGGAAGAAGAAAAAAACCGGCGCTCCGGCAGTCATGCCCGAAAAGGAAGGCAGAAGAATTCTCCTTGCGGAGGACAATCCCGTGAACGCCATCTTCGCAGAAAAGGTCCTGACGTCGGCAGGGCACACCGTGGTCCGGGCGTCGTCGGGGCAGGAGGCCCTTGATGTCCTGTCCGGAGACGGCCCCTTCGACCTGGTCCTCATGGATGTCCAGATGCCGGGAATGGACGGGCTGGAAGCGGTGAAGCGCATCCGGGCCATGGAACAGGATTCGGGAGCCCGTCTCCCGGTGGCCGCCCTCACCGCCTATGCCCTGGGTGAGGACAGGGAACTCTGCCTTGCGGCGGGCATGGACGACTGCATCACGAAGCCGGTGTCACGGGACGCTCTCCTCGCCGCGGTGGACAGGCTCTCTTCCGGCAGCGGGGAAAGGCAAGGCTGA
- the trkA gene encoding Trk system potassium transporter TrkA, translated as MKIVVVGGGEVGYSVAETLSEEGHDVTVVEEDEERAARVDNELDVITVKGNGARPQVLEEAGIVPGCDVDILVACTDHDEVNILACWIAKRAGVKRVISRARGLEFTDSPTWAKDLGIDVMNSPERSVAREILELLFVSSAVHTAELLDGRSGIYAFRVAPDSALVGVALKELRTLYPHFVAIIVYIERNGTGYIPYGDMRIEAGDLCYIVTSREQAWKMEEIYQKKKSRPLKKVIIIGGGKLGFQVAWKLENQFRNLDIRLIDHNREKCERLAGELKRTLVLCGDGADENLLRQEGIEEADGLVCATESDETNLLFSVIGKALGARKTIAVVRHKIYMKLDNYMSVDSIVNPNSALASVILRYARYPTGSGVLSIIEKIDAEMLEVVIPERSPAVGRTIMSLGLPKGILIALIVRKGDTFVPVGATVLQKGDKVIVFATSDLMSEAMESLGVI; from the coding sequence GTGAAGATTGTCGTCGTTGGCGGAGGAGAAGTGGGCTACAGCGTGGCGGAGACCCTTTCCGAAGAAGGGCACGACGTCACCGTGGTGGAGGAGGACGAGGAACGGGCGGCCAGGGTCGACAATGAACTGGACGTGATCACCGTCAAGGGAAATGGAGCCAGGCCCCAGGTTCTCGAGGAGGCCGGAATCGTTCCCGGGTGCGATGTGGACATCCTCGTGGCCTGCACCGATCATGACGAAGTGAACATCCTCGCCTGCTGGATCGCCAAGCGCGCCGGGGTGAAGCGGGTCATCTCCCGGGCCAGGGGGCTCGAGTTCACCGACAGCCCCACCTGGGCGAAGGACCTGGGAATTGACGTGATGAATTCTCCCGAGCGGTCCGTGGCGAGGGAGATCCTGGAGCTGCTGTTCGTCAGCTCCGCCGTCCACACGGCAGAGCTTCTCGACGGCCGTTCAGGCATATATGCCTTCCGGGTGGCCCCGGATTCCGCTCTCGTGGGGGTGGCTCTGAAGGAACTCCGGACCCTCTACCCCCATTTCGTCGCCATCATCGTCTACATCGAGCGGAACGGCACCGGCTACATACCCTACGGCGACATGAGGATCGAGGCAGGAGACCTCTGCTATATCGTCACCTCCAGGGAACAGGCCTGGAAGATGGAAGAAATCTACCAGAAGAAGAAGAGCCGGCCCCTGAAGAAGGTCATCATCATCGGCGGCGGAAAGCTTGGCTTCCAGGTGGCCTGGAAGCTGGAAAACCAGTTCCGCAACCTGGACATCCGCCTCATCGACCATAACAGGGAGAAATGCGAACGCCTGGCCGGCGAACTGAAGCGGACCCTGGTGCTGTGCGGCGACGGAGCCGATGAAAACCTGCTCCGCCAGGAAGGCATCGAGGAGGCCGACGGCCTGGTGTGCGCCACGGAGAGCGACGAGACGAACCTCCTCTTCTCGGTGATCGGCAAGGCCCTCGGCGCCCGGAAAACCATCGCCGTGGTGCGCCACAAGATCTACATGAAGCTGGACAACTACATGTCCGTGGATTCCATCGTGAACCCCAACAGCGCCCTGGCATCGGTGATCCTCCGGTACGCCCGCTACCCCACCGGTTCCGGCGTGCTTTCCATCATCGAGAAAATCGACGCCGAGATGCTTGAAGTGGTCATTCCCGAGCGGAGCCCCGCGGTCGGTCGGACCATCATGAGTCTGGGCCTCCCAAAGGGAATTCTCATCGCCCTCATCGTGAGGAAGGGAGACACGTTCGTACCCGTGGGGGCCACGGTACTTCAGAAGGGAGACAAAGTCATCGTCTTTGCCACGTCGGACCTCATGTCCGAGGCGATGGAATCCCTTGGAGTGATCTGA
- a CDS encoding TrkH family potassium uptake protein, with amino-acid sequence MHFPVVFRVLSLLSAIVSLSMILPLGWVAWDGSADGKAFLLSIAAGLLVSGAFFLAGKKAGSYDLGIKDSFLVVALIWILASFIGALPFYLSGTVPTFTDAFFESSSGFTTTGASVLSDIEAVPRGILFWRSLTHWLGGMGIIVLSLAILPFLGVGGMELFKAEVPGPIPEKITPRIQQTALYLWGVYAFLTAAETALLLLGGMNLFEALTHTFGTVATGGFSPLNRSVGQYGSAYFEWVITIFMFLSGVNFVLHYRMLRRDFRPLARDEEFRLYLWIVLGCTAVISAVLLFGGHYDSITEAVRYSAFQVVSIITTTGFATADFELWPVFVQIVLLLLMFAGACAGSTGGGMKILRLLVLGRHTRAELKRVLHPSAVVSVKVGGKAIDDSIQSSVTSFLILYVTIFIAGVFFIASLGMDLLSAISGVAASLGNVGPGLGSLGPMDNYGAVPAAGKWVFSFLMITGRLELYTVILLFLPETWRK; translated from the coding sequence GTGCATTTTCCCGTCGTTTTCAGGGTTCTTTCCCTTCTCTCGGCCATAGTATCTCTCTCGATGATTCTCCCCCTGGGGTGGGTCGCATGGGACGGGAGCGCCGACGGAAAAGCCTTTCTGCTGTCCATTGCCGCCGGACTTCTGGTTTCAGGAGCCTTCTTTCTTGCAGGAAAGAAGGCCGGCAGTTACGACCTCGGCATAAAGGACAGCTTTCTCGTCGTCGCCCTCATCTGGATCCTGGCGTCCTTTATCGGAGCCCTCCCCTTTTATCTCAGCGGAACCGTTCCTACCTTTACCGACGCTTTCTTCGAATCATCCTCGGGCTTCACCACCACCGGAGCGTCGGTCCTCTCCGACATCGAGGCCGTTCCCCGGGGAATCCTTTTCTGGAGAAGCCTGACCCACTGGCTCGGAGGCATGGGTATCATCGTCCTCAGCCTGGCGATTCTCCCCTTCCTCGGGGTGGGGGGGATGGAACTGTTCAAGGCGGAAGTGCCGGGTCCCATACCGGAAAAAATCACTCCCCGGATACAGCAGACAGCCCTGTACCTCTGGGGCGTGTATGCCTTTCTCACCGCGGCGGAAACGGCGCTTCTCCTTCTGGGGGGGATGAACCTTTTCGAGGCGCTGACCCACACCTTCGGCACCGTGGCCACGGGAGGCTTTTCCCCGCTCAACAGGAGCGTGGGGCAGTATGGCTCCGCCTACTTCGAATGGGTCATCACCATTTTCATGTTTCTTTCCGGGGTAAATTTTGTCCTTCATTACCGCATGCTCCGAAGGGATTTCCGCCCCTTAGCCAGGGACGAGGAGTTCAGGCTCTACCTCTGGATCGTCCTGGGCTGCACCGCCGTCATTTCAGCGGTTCTGCTATTCGGGGGGCATTACGACTCCATAACCGAAGCCGTCCGGTACAGCGCCTTCCAGGTGGTGAGCATCATCACCACTACCGGGTTCGCTACCGCTGACTTTGAGCTCTGGCCCGTTTTCGTCCAGATTGTCCTTCTGCTCCTCATGTTTGCCGGGGCATGCGCCGGATCCACGGGAGGGGGCATGAAGATCCTCCGGCTCCTGGTCCTCGGGAGGCACACCCGGGCGGAACTGAAGCGGGTTCTCCACCCCAGCGCCGTGGTGTCGGTAAAAGTGGGAGGAAAAGCGATCGACGACAGTATCCAGTCATCGGTGACCTCCTTTCTGATACTCTACGTGACCATTTTTATCGCCGGGGTTTTTTTCATCGCATCTCTCGGCATGGACCTGCTTTCAGCCATCTCGGGAGTGGCCGCTTCACTGGGCAACGTGGGTCCGGGCCTAGGGTCCCTGGGCCCCATGGACAACTACGGCGCCGTTCCCGCAGCAGGCAAATGGGTCTTTTCTTTCCTGATGATCACCGGACGCCTGGAACTCTACACGGTAATCCTTCTCTTTCTTCCGGAGACGTGGAGAAAATAG